Below is a genomic region from Gemmobacter sp. 24YEA27.
GCCCACTGGTTCATGGACCTTGCGGATGCGCGCGAAAAGTTGGAGGCTTGGCGCAGAGACTACAACGAGGTCAGGCCTCACAGTGCGATCGGTTACAACGTGCCGATCAACCTGCATATTCCCGGTGGCGCAGCCAGCCCGCCTCCGTGATCAGAGCCGCGAAACTCCAGATCGCGGCGGTCCTAACCAGGGGAGCAGAGCACATGCTCATGAGTAGGTTCGCAACGGTTTGGCCGAAAACGGAAGCATCTGATTTTGTTGCTTTCTTGAATGGGCCAGCCCAGATCTCGCTAACTAGGTCGTGTTGACCAAAGGGATTCCGCTTGCAGGCGTCCGATGATTCTAGCTCATCTCTACTTGGGAGATGGGCTTGGCGCGCAACCTGATATCCGACGATGAGTGGGCCTTCTTTGAGGGCTTCATTCGTGGCGTCCGACACCCGAATGGGCGGAATCCTGCGGATCATCGTATTGTTCTGAATGGTATTTTCTGGGTCGCAAGAGCCGGCGCGCCTTGGCGCGACCTGCCCGAAGAGTTCGGCAAGTGGTCCTCAGTCTACCGGCAGTTCCGCCGCTGGACGCTCGCAGGGCTGTGGGAGGACATCCTGGACGCGCTGAACCACGCTGGGACCGCGCCAGACAAGCTCCAGATGGTTGATAGCACTGTGATCCGCGCCCATGATCATGCGGCAGGCGCAAAAGGGGGACTGCTGACAAGAGGCTCCTGGCCGTTCGAGAGGTGGGTTCTCGACCAAAATCCATCTCCGGGTCAACGGTGCGGGCCTCCCGATGAGGACCGAGATCACGCCGGGGCAGGATTCCGACTACACCGGCTATGATCTGGTGATGGCCGACAACCTGCCGCAGCCAGCAGTTCTGGTCGCCGACAGGGGCTATGACTCTGATAAAATTCGGGAAGACATCGAGAGCCGCAACGCCCTGCCCATGATACCGATGCGAAAGAACCGAAGGGTGCGCAAGGCTGTCGACATGACCATCTATACCCTGCGCAACATGGTCGAGCGCTGCTTCAACAAGCTGAAAAACAGCCGCAGACTGGCAACCCGCTATGACAAAACCGCAGACAGTTTCCTCGGCTTCGTAGACGTTGCCTGCATCAGGCTATGGCTTCGCCATTTGTCAACATGACCTAGCAAGGATGCTCTCTGTGTCTTCTGAAGCCTTTGCCGGCAAAGCAAACTTCCTGTCCCAAGCCGAGATCTGCGCACAGTCCCGCTACACCCGGGAGTTCATGTCGATGTTCGACAACATGGAAGAAGGAGCCGCTCTCTGGGCAGCATTGAGCTGTCCTTGTGTCCGACCGCTGTTGGAACTCCAATTCAATGGAGCTGTGAACGCCGCTGTTGGACTTGTGCTCCAGGCTTTTGGCTATGCTCGCACAGATGAAATTTATGCAAAATTCAAATCGAAGAAGGCAAAAGAATTCAAGGTGATATCAATCTGCCCAGAGCGTCACCCGCCGGCCACGTGCTGGCACAAGAACGTTGCTCGCAATACCGGATCGTGGCCATTCATGGTTACACCCAGGCGAAAACCTCAAAGCTGTATTCCAAAGGCGTCGAACGGTGGCGCCTTGCTTGCGATGCAATGGCCGCGATTGAGGCAATGAACTGGTAAATGTCTCAGAGCGGGTTTCAACTTGGGACACGTCCGCACTTACAGCGCTGTAAATAATCCACTATTTTCCATGAAATGGAGCGGGCGGCGGGAATCGAACCCGCGTCTCCTGCTTGGAAGGCAGGGGTCTTACCATTACACAACGCCCGCATCTGCTGCCTCACCCTTAAGGGCCGCCGACAGTTTTCTTCAGATAGCGGGCTTCGCGCGCTTGTGCAAGCGGGGCAAGGTGGTTTCTGCACAACCCGGGCCCTCAACCCCGGTTTTTTGCCGGTTTTCATTTGACGCAGCCGCCCTTCGGGTGCAGGAAGCGCGCCATGCTCATCCTCAAGATATTCCGCCGCCCCGAATGGGATGCTTTCCGTGCCGCCGGCGAAACCGCCGGAGCGCCGGTTGATCTCGCCGATGGCTATATCCATTTCTCGACGCCCTCACAGGCGGCGGAAACAGCGGCGAAGCATTTCAGCGAGGAAAGCGACCTTGTACTGGTGGCCTGCAATGCCGACCGCCTTGCCCCCGATCTGAAATGGGAGGAATCGCGGGGCGGAGCGCTCTTCCCGCATCTCTACCGCAATTTGCGGCTGGCTGATGTGGTCTGGGACAAATCGCTGCCGCTGGGCGCGACCGGCCATATCTTCCCCGAAGGCCTGATCTGAGGAAAACACCATGAGCCTGATCGAACGCGCCGGCCTTTGC
It encodes:
- a CDS encoding DUF952 domain-containing protein, with translation MLILKIFRRPEWDAFRAAGETAGAPVDLADGYIHFSTPSQAAETAAKHFSEESDLVLVACNADRLAPDLKWEESRGGALFPHLYRNLRLADVVWDKSLPLGATGHIFPEGLI
- a CDS encoding IS5 family transposase (programmed frameshift), which translates into the protein MGLARNLISDDEWAFFEGFIRGVRHPNGRNPADHRIVLNGIFWVARAGAPWRDLPEEFGKWSSVYRQFRRWTLAGLWEDILDALNHAGTAPDKLQMVDSTVIRAHDHAAGAKGGLLQEAPGRSRGGFSTKIHLRVNGAGLPMRTEITPGQDSDYTGYDLVMADNLPQPAVLVADRGYDSDKIREDIESRNALPMIPMRKNRRVRKAVDMTIYTLRNMVERCFNKLKNSRRLATRYDKTADSFLGFVDVACIRLWLRHLST